A part of Carettochelys insculpta isolate YL-2023 chromosome 1, ASM3395843v1, whole genome shotgun sequence genomic DNA contains:
- the LOC142007442 gene encoding olfactory receptor 52K1-like, with protein MSDFNTTDFTNPSTFILLGLPGLEEAHVWVSIPFCAMYSIAIWGNFTILFIVKRESVLHRPMYYFLCMLAISDLVLSTTILPKTLSIFWFRSQEIDFGACLTQMYFIHCFSVMESGIFVAMALDRYVAICDPLRHSTILTNSTVAKIGLAVVLRSVMLILPTPFLLRQILYCRSNVIAHTHCDHTAMMKLACTDIRITSYYGLSVALLVTGLDVFFIAVSYIQIIRAIFSLPTKDACHKTFGTCSSHICAVLVFYIPGFFSFLIHWFGHNIALHFHVLLADMYLMVPPILNPIIYGVKTKQIWDRLFWLFTHKGTLTFSPGHHIFRKRIDVQLT; from the exons ATGTCAGATTTCAACACAACCGACTTCACAAACCCCTCTACCTTCATCCTGCTGGGTCTTCCTGGTCTGGAGGAAGCTCATGTTtgggtctccatccccttctgtgccATGTACTCCATAGCCATCTGGGGGAACTTCACAATCCTCTTTATTGTGAAGAGGGAGTCAGTCCTCCATaggcccatgtactatttcctctgcatgttgGCCATCAGCGACCTGGTCCTGTCCACCACCATCCTTCCCAAAACATTGAGTATTTTCTGGTTCAGATCCCAGGAGATTGATTTtggtgcctgcctcacccagatgtacttcattcactgcttctcagtgatggagtctgggatctttgtggccatggctttggatcgctacgtggccatctgtgatcccctgagacattccaccatcctgacaaaCTCCACAGTGGCCAAGATtgggctggctgtggtgctgcgcAGTGTTATGCTTATACTGCCCACTCCCTTCCTGTTGAGGCAGATTCTATATTGCAGAAGCAATGTCATTGCCCACACACATTGTGACCACACAGCTATGATGAAGCTGGCCTGCACAGACATCCGTATCACTAGTTATTATGGCCTCTCAGTGGCACTCTTGGTGACTGGTCTGGATGTGTTTTTCATTGCTGTGTCCTATATCCAGATTATCAGGGCCATCTTCAGCCTCCCCACTAAGGATGCCTGTCACAAGACTTTTgggacctgcagctcccacatctGTGCTGTCTTAGTTTTTTACATCCCAGGTTTCTTCTCCTTCCTTATACATTGGTTTGGCCATAATATTGCTCTGCATTTTCATGTTCTCTTGGCCGACATGTACCTCATGGTTCCCCCGATcctaaaccccatcatctatggggtgaAAACCAAACAGATCTGGGACAGGCTGTTCTGGCTCTTTACTCATAAAGGGACCTTAACATTTTCTCCTGGTCATCATATTTTCAGAAAGAG AATTGATGTCCAGCTAACCTGA